One window of Aspergillus oryzae RIB40 DNA, chromosome 3 genomic DNA carries:
- a CDS encoding cytochrome P450 (predicted protein) has product MTNTASRELIRAIEHVPLTWWFLAVGGAWIVSKIVKILQTAYFSPLRKVPGPWYARLTSARLAWASFANNRIYYVQSLHEKYGPIVLIGPEEVDIADPVAAKQIHRMGSGFVKAPFYKLLSPGPVDNIFNFRDAKLHSTRRKLYAKGFTLNSLRQQWEPTIRNIVALTVERIRHDAQQGEAEILGWWTLMANETVCKLTFNGGHDTVRNGTKDPFVLMLERRMGDLAHLLQHFAPPLYYLGRLLGRAEPRLHDVFFSQETMFEAGKHVVAIARSARDAEGDRNLFVKALAAGDLESKIGCLNDTEIITDAGALLLAGSDPTALSLTYLIWCVLNRPKLQADLESEVAGLQGDITDAACADLPTLNAVICESLRLYGPAPGSMPRSPPPDGATLCGYYIPPSAVVVTQNWSLHGNPKVWKDPHTFDHTRWLPGSSLSEEAKMSFNPFGQGARQCLGIHLGWMQLRLATALFFRRCPGAKLAPSTTPESMVMIDSFIAGMPKARRCAIQL; this is encoded by the exons ATGACCAACACTGCGTCAAGAGAGCTCATTCGGGCCATCGAGCATGTTCCGCTCACCTGGTGGTTCCTCGCTGTGGGCGGTGCCTGGATTGTGAGCAAGATTGTCAAG ATTCTTCAAACCGCATATTTCAGTCCCCTTCGTAAGGTCCCTGGTCCCTGGTATGCACGCCTGACGAGTGCTCGGCTTGCCTGGGCATCTTTTGCCAACAACCGCATTTATTATGTGCAATCCCTCCATGAGAAGTATGGACCTATTGTGCTCATCGGCCCCGAGGAGGTTGACATAGCCGATCCCGTGGCTGCTAAGCAAATCCATCGGATGGGGTCGGGATTCGTTAAAGCTCCCTTTTACAAGCTGCTCTCCCCCGGACCGGTTGATAACATCTTCAATTTCCGCGATGCCAAGCTGCACAGCACTCGACGCAAGCTGTACGCCAAAGGCTTCACTTTAAATAGTCTGCGACAACAGTGGGAGCCTACCATTCGCAACATTGTTGCGCTGACGGTCGAGAGAATTCGCCACGACGCGCAGCAGGGCGAAGCGGAAATCCTAGGTTGGTGGACGTTGATGGCCAACGAGACTGTGTGCAAATTGACCTTCAATGGCGGCCATGATACGGTGCGCAATGGAACAAAGGACCCCTTCGTCCTCATGCTGGAACGTCGCATGGGCGACCTGGCgcatctgctgcagcatTTCGCCCCACCGCTGTACTATCTAGGTCGCCTGCTTGGACGCGCAGAGCCCCGGCTACACGATGTTTTCTTCTCGCAGGAGACGATGTTCGAAGCAGGAAAGCATGTCGTGGCAATTGCTCGCAGTGCACGCGATGCCGAGGGAGACCGGAATCTGTTCGTCAAAGCCCTAGCCGCAGGCGATTTAGAGAGCAAGATCGGCTGTCTCAATGACACGGAGATCATCACCGATGCCGGGGCGTTGCTCCTAGCTGGGTCGGACCCCACTGCATTATCCTTGACATATCTCATTTGGTGCGTGCTGAATCGTCCAAAACTGCAGGCCGACCTTGAGTCCGAAGTTGCGGGATTGCAGGGAGATATCACCGATGCGGCCTGTGCAGACCTGCCTACCCTGAATGCCGTGATATGTGAAAGTCTCCGTTTGTATGGACCGGCCCCTGGATCCATGCCTCGCAGTCCACCCCCAGACGGTGCCACCCTGTGTGGGTATTACATCCCTCCCTCGGCCGTTGTCGTTACGCAGAACTGGAGTCTGCACGGCAATCCGAAGGTGTGGAAAGACCCTCATAC ATTTGATCACACACGGTGGCTGCCAGGGTCGTCGCTATCAGAAGAGGCGAAAATGTCATTCAATCCCTTCGGCCAGGGAGCACGTCAATGTCTAGGTATTCATCTTGGGTGGATGCAGCTGCGTCTCGCCACGGCCTTGTTTTTCCGTCGCTGCCCAGGAGCCAAGTTGGCACCTTCAACTACCCCGGAGAGCATGGTCATGATTGATAGTTTCATCGCCGGTATGCCCAAGGCGCGCCGCTGCGCCATTCAGTTGTAG